DNA sequence from the Cydia fagiglandana chromosome 12, ilCydFagi1.1, whole genome shotgun sequence genome:
TCGTTCTACAAACATGCATCCCGCGTTACCGGAACGCCGCACATGAATTTTGAATAGTTCCTGTCGACATTATTATCATGTCAATTAAGCGCTAATGAGGCTTTACGATTAATGTCAAAACTGCTAATTAGCTGACTATTGTGTTGTTAGGTTactaaatacatatacctaccggctcgattctgaaaatgtattagatctctactagacctcaacaagttacgatatggataatttaaagatatttgtaagatagatatgtcaaatttgacgtttccgcgattctggaggccctcttgaacgatttcgacaagttatgacttagatatccaagtcacatctagtcgatatctaatgtaaatctagttgatctctatatcgtttctagatcttgtgattatctcgtttcccgaatacgcgtgtacgTATTATTTAGCGAGTCGAGGATTGTTGTAAAGGTAAATTCTTTGGTTTCACCCCATGCATGCCCATTTATACCAAAATTTAAGATAGCGAAGTTcggagttttatttttaatacacgttcgatacaattttttaaaatctTATTTCAGTTCCTACCGcgaatcatttatttcattcgtttgTCTAATTGGCTCTTTCGCTCTAACTTTCAAGAGAAATCGGGAGGCTTACACCCTCAGTTCCTCGGTATGAACTCGACAGAAATAGGATGCTCCGGCATAAGGAATGGAGCTTTTGACTCGAAGATCATTTTGCTTGGCGTCGTAGAGCAGGGCAGAGGCTGGAGCTCCATGCTCAGGATGAGTTCTGACAGCAGGTACCGCATAGACATCTGGGCGAAACGTTTACCTGCAGAAGATAATCATGCCGTTGTGATTCAAAACTTTGCATTTTCACATAGGTACACATTTTTGGTACATCAATGTAGCGTAGGACATCAGAATTCTCTGATTGTTCTAAAAGGCTCATTGCgagtttagttacattgcggactattgAGGCTAGATCCAATTTAGCCGACCGATCAATGAGGTGGTTTGGGCAGGTCAAAATAAGCCCGCCTGAATAAGTAAGCAACAGAGCCCTTAGTTTTGTCTTGCAGGCTCAAACAGGAGGGGCAAACCAAAAGCCAAGACAGCGGTGTCGCAATGTCATCGTCAAAGATTTAAACACCTGTGCGTTAGCTGAAGACGATGCTTATTTGCTGAAGGAAGAAACTGGAAAGCGGACCCTGTCACTGTACGAGACAGAAACTAGGAGGATGATGAAAATGACCAAATACCGCAATATAATGAAACTCGCGTGCGAGTTCTCACAACTCTTAATATTGTACACAAAAACTTACCTATACACATTCTGGGACCATCTCCAAAAGGCAAATACGAGAAAGGGACAATATTCTGCTCATTCTCAGGCAAGAATCTATCAGGGTCGAACTTGTAAGGGTCAGGGAACAAGTTGGGGTCGTGGTGCATGCCAATGGCGTTGATGTAGACGGGGGTGTGCGCGGGGAGGGTGAGGGTGTCGTTGATCTTGTAGTCGATGGAGCAGATACGATCCAGCCAGCCCATTGGAGGGTATCTTCGCAAGCTCTCtgtaaaagaaaaataagaaataagcatttttgacttatttacaatatgagtggtggtaattgctataactgttccaaattttaggtatctacgtcaaacggtccctgaaaaaaacgcatttaactgatttgcaagacagaagtgatcccataagtgttccgtgagcaaagttttgtacggaacactaaaaaaataggtaaaagAGCTCAATTATGGACTGTTTAatattttctgtttaagagAGTTAATCTGGAAATTGCTAGTAGCTCCGACTTAAATgcgatttaaatattatttataccttTGTGAGTGATATTTCAAGGTagtattaaatttttaaaagtcgaaCTTATATTTACCCGGACTTAATTATTCGGTTATTTttcatgtaaaattataaatgatTCAATATACCTATGGTCCAAAATTAATTATAAGCATTTACAAACATAGATGaagattatttattaataagggagtaataaattttattccTACGATAAATATAGgcaatttttttaatacctatctGTAAAAATGAATCTTTTAATGAAATTACTAACTGTCGACAacttttgagtcacaattatatTAACTAACTCAATCATGACGATatagaaataaattttattaacgATCCAGGTTTGCAATTAGCAGCacctaagattttttttattaatataaacgaAAATATACGTTATTTACCTTTAATAACGCAGTTTAGATAAACCAATTTCTCCAAATCACCAAAATTGAAGTCAGCACCATCTTTCTTATTTTTAGCCTCACTTAATTCCTCGTATAGTTTTTCCTGAaaaaagttaattatttagattACCTATATTTAAAACTTGGAGATTTTGGCGCAATAAAAGTATGGTACTAAATAAAAGGTTTGTCTTGGGGATCAACTGTCTATTATGGAACCAAATCACAATATATTTCATTACCTGTATCTTGGAATTGTGAGCTAGCTCGTTCACCATGAATGTGAGAGCGACTGCCGAAGTGTCGAATCCTCCTTGCAACATGATAGTAGCCTGGGCGGCTAGCAGGTCATCACTGAATTCTGAAACGAATGTAATTATAAAATCATCATCGACATAACTATTTTTACTATCCTATGAGTATTTcctactgctgggcaaaggcctcccctctttcctgCCATTTGGTGCTATCCAATGCGCTCGCGCCACCTGACGTATTCTGCTCTAACTACTGTAAAGAGGTTCATTTGGGtttatattttgaatattatttattttattctagaacCTTGTCATTGTAAATAGTTGAATACGTTGCCATGTCAGTCTGAAAAACATCCTCATAAAACCAACACTTATATTCATGTAAATTTTCtctgtaaataaaattgtgcttcgTTAACAAATCATTTCAGTGATTAGCGTGACCATTACATCTGGCAACCGTGACAGGACCAAAAACTAATTACTGTCACTGTCGCCAGATGTAATGGTCACGGTATACACAGAAACGATTGTTAAACGAACACAATTTAATTACAGGAAAAATTTACAATAATAGGTGTTGGCATGATGAGGATGTTTTTCAGACTGTTACAAGACTGTTATAGCAACGCATTCAATTATTTACATTGACGAGGTTCCAAAAGAAaacaaacaatatttaaatataaaacatatgTAAATCTCTTTACAAAAGTAGAGCAGCCAAATACGTCACACCACcctttacaaaatatatctagATTGTGCCGTCATCTAATCTAGTTGTACTTAGATGAGGTCTAAATGTTTCAACTAACTGAGCTGCGTGAAACTTGTAGGTACCCTTTTATACTATAACCACAAAGTTTTACCTTGCCCATCGTCAAGTTTCTCTTTCTTCATCTTAACCAAAGCGTCAAGAAAATCATTGTTTTCAAGGTTGTTGGTTATTCTGTGTTCAATTATCGTATTCACAGTCTTCCTAAAGAAATCCACACTTTTTTTCGGAAAAAACGTGAACCTGAAACAATAAAACCATCTAAACATTTGTTGAGATATTTGGACGCGATCCTTCGTGGTTATCACATTTATTTAATCAAAGGAAGCATAATGGATTGGTAACAATAAACTTGTTGCTAATTAATGTACATACATTACCTGACTAACAAGATGTTACCTGAAAATATCCACAAGAGCAGGCCAGAAGAAAATGCTGTAAATAGACAGCCCGCGAAACCAATTGAATTTCATGAACTCCCGAGTGACAGCACGGAGGGCACTGTCACCAGTGCCGACGGCATCGTTCTGCATACCAAAGAGGGAGGTTCCGATGATGTCGGTGGTGTAGTCAGCAAAAAGGGTCTGGAAGGGGATAGATGATtgtaacgttccacggcaaaaggtaccttatggcggctggcgcttacgtcgcataacgccgcaataatattggagcggcattaaCAATAGTGTAAGTGCCaaccgccgtaaggtacctttaccgtgggacgtcacaatttaTGTCAAGATACAAACATACAATTGTTGGTAAGAAAGTGGCCAAATTTGTTGCCTAAATGGTTAATGATATGCAAAGTCAGTGGTATACACTAGTATCAGCAAGTGGCAGTACCTACAGCATGGGATCATCCTGCATAATTAGACAAGTTAGCGCtatttgcaccatcccaataacccggggttaaccggttaaaccattaaccaactgtcaaattgtactggtaaaaatggtaactccaggtataaccggttaaccccgggttagtggaatggtgcaaatggcgccTAGTGTGAATCTTGATAAACGAACGGCGTATTATGATGAAAGATAACAGTTACATTCAAATAGCCGGTGACAGAAAATATAGTCCATATTGCAACACATCTTTGCTGTCACAGAAATGATGTGTCACTCTGTATTTGCAATTTGTctagcattttatttatattaccggCAAGCCTAGGACAATAAAACCTCGATAATTTTTTTATCGGGTcattatgaatttattttaataaggtacctttatttcTGGCGTTTCGCCACAGGTTATACCGGTCGTGGTCACAGATAACCTGCCATCAATAATCCACGACTGCGAACAGCGTAATTGTGTAAATTCGTGATAGATTTCATAGTATGTGTTCAAGACGCGAATGTTTTCAATTCTTACATCATACAACATACATCatattaggtataggtacatcaTATTATCAGGCAATGACCAATATAGtccgagtacctacctatcaaataaataaatagtccaAGGTCGTGAACTTGCCCTAATCTCTGTGGTCTTGTTGTTCGCCTTATCTTGCCGTATTCGGGTGATGGTCGCTTTTGACTTAGATGACAGCAGTCCATGCATCGCTTTAAGCTTTGCTGCCGTGAATATATATGTTATACGCCGCCTAATGTTACTCCATGTTGGATCCTGAAAATAGATCAAGTGTCCTTGATTAAGAACTGTGTTCCTGGTTCCTATACCTAGACTAGTTTAGAGTAGATAAGATAtcgatacctttgggttcaattggcgtaaaggacaaaatgcTACTTCTCAGAAGAGGCGAAAAActgcgtttttttttattttgatatattatatttacttttaattggaaattatttgtttatttgagtagctagatcagtgccccaaacgcgttagttccgcgtagcattattcccggtcgcatttttccccactagcgttagttccgcgtagcattattcccggtcgcatttttccccactagaGTTTGTTTTCGTTCATAGATGTCACCAttagaaacaatgcagagaaaacacggtttgaaacgtttttcggccatactgaaaaatttcattttttgagtttaacccttttacactggaggcacagaattATAGAGAAAGCAACGCCGGTGAACACATGATAATAGTGACATATATAAACTAAAACAAACtctagtggggaaaaatgcgaccgggaataatgctacgcggaactaacgcgtttggggcactgatctagctactcaccctaggttaggttttttatatgtttaaatttatttagtatttatgGTTTGAGATTTCacttttatactgtaaaaaccTAAACTAAGGGTTGAAAGGAATAAAAGATATAagcaacaaataataaaaaatataaagtgaAAAAGAAATGATCAATCCTAAATTTTACTTAGCTAAAATACGATATGTCAATATTTATGTAGTGTAAAATACTATTAAATTCGTTCCGGCTAGATCATCACGATGAAACATGATTTCTTAACTTATCTTGCAACCGCTTATCTTTACTTGCAACGCGCTCGCGATAACCCTGAATCACGAAGAGCTACTTTACAAACCAACTGCATAGAGAtcgaccaagataagtctgcaacgagaGATGATAGCagacgcagtgcacgtgttattaatacgttcatagaagtttgacgtttataaaaacacttgcactgctcactgcgtgtgcgtgtgctatcaaaatcattgcagacttatctAGGTCTCACACtacacaatcttatttgtagggCCATATTCCAATGTCAATTTGTTATGATGTAATGTTTTTGCCTCATTAAatctttttcatttcatttcaatgtaaaatattttgttgtttgttttttgacatttagattgtAATCTTAAAAAATGTAgaccaatatttttttatacaatttttgacGATCTTATTGCAAAATTAAACCATACTCACTTTAATGGTGAAAATGTTAAGCCCCCCCACAGGATCCGACTTTCCCGATGCCAAATTTCTGTTCCGGAAAAGGTCGCTGTCAGACAGCAAGATACGCCTCGTGACCTCAGGATCCGCTACCATCAGGACAGGCTGCCGGAACACCCAGATACCAATAAACGGGACTTGGAACTTTGCGTGTAGATCACGCATCCATATACCCTGAAAAAATCATCCGTTATGTATATAGTACTTCTGCCACCAGTCACCAAAAATGGTGTCTCTCCgttgttacaccataaatcgtctgcaatagacgcaaATGCTAATGACGacgattcatcatcatcatctcagccataagacgtccactgctgaacataggcctcccccttggacctccatacgtgccggttggaagcgacccgcatccagggtcttccggcgaccttaacaaggtcatctgtccatcttgtgggtggacgtcctacgctgcgcttgctagtccgtggtctccactcgagcactttttgaccccatcggccatcttctctgcgtgcattAGACGCAAGAGTTTACGCACACATCACCATGTCATGTAATAACAATGTACTTAACTTAGAAATTCGTTTTTCATGCCGATAGAAAGTTCAACAGCCAAGATTGATCAAAAAGATTCTTCGGTTTCGgcataaatattttgtactcAAAAAATTTTCACTGATTCGTTTATTTTATCAAAGGCTTGCTGGATACCCGAACAATTTTTATGCGTTACCAGACTCTTCTGGTGTAAGGATTCAGTAGGATTCCCTGGGACTCCcaaataatatacttaatcCTTCAACTAGAAGTCCTGAGCAGTCAACTAGTAAGCTGAATTGCACGCAACAGCGGCGAGATCGCAGGCTGGAGCGTACTTGTGGCGGTTCTTCTTGGTGGGTGGATCTTAACTTTTAAACTTACACCAGAAGTTAACGCTCTCGATTGCCTCCAGCGGTTGCCACGTGCACCCAACAAACCAGCAGTAGTGCACGAAGTAGCGTGATTACAGCTGGAAAGCTTGAGAGTTGAGTTGAGAGTGTCTGATGCAGGTTTCTTTGGTATACTTTGTTATATTCTCTAAATGgtttatttgtgtattttttgtacCCACCACATTATGTCTGAAGAAGCACTCGAAGTTACCCAGCAATGGGTGTGGGGGGGAGTGCGGGACCCCCAGTTCAGCCCAGAAGCGACTATTCTTGCGGTGCTGAATGTACAATATGACCAGCAGGCAGGCCAACACAGCGACTAGTAGTGTTAATAACATCGTGCtggaaaattgtaaaaaaaataatcagcGGTCAAAGATTATTCAATCAATCAAATCATTTAATTtgaggcaactaaggcccatacaTATGTATCTATCTGTATCTACATATCATACAAACTAACTACAATactatacaataataaaaatcttaaataggtactaaaaaacaTTTTCGTGAGTTTCTGTTGAGGCATCACCTGGTCTGGTGTTATTAAACTACAATTATCTATATAGGTAAATGGGGTTTTCCTGTCAGaaaaattttgataaaaaattaaCGTCTCCTACGCGCAAAGCTGCAGAAAAagctaatatacatataaaaacagtaaaaaaaaaatgaaacgcTTAACTATTACGCCGTGTCGTAATTTTGACTTAAATCGGTCATCTGCCGCGCGGAAGACAAAGGCTTTaaaatttttcttatttttaaaattacaacTTGATTCATTCGCTATTTTAATGCAATTATAATACATTACCGTGCTATTTACATTCCGGTCGTCTGATAAGATAATAGTCAACAACACGACACAATCACTACCAAACTTTATACGGAATAAAGCCAACGCGCCGAGGTCGtatttataataagtacctatcagtTAAGGCTTGTacacaccggatgcgtgtgcgtagatgtgcacgtgcgcgttgtagtacacagaaatgaaatgaaatgatatatatttaataacaattgTTACATGTCGAGGTAGGTACAATGTTGGCAATACTTACCATAGtgtaaaaaataacatttaatttaatttattgaatactattttaataattatataagcCAATAAATAGCTAACGAATATAATTAATCCAATTAGCTACAGTTTATCAGTTTATTCGCATTGTATGTCCATTATTTTCTTGTTTATTCGAATATCCTTACTATGTCATAACAATATTatctaattttaaacaattaatcaACAATCGGCAGACTAAATAACTCGTCGCATGAATAGAATGTCTCCTGCGTTAACCACTTCTTAAGCCTGACCTTGAAGGCCGCGGTGGAAATTGCATCTCTAACCGACTTAGGCAGGCGATTGTAAATCGAGGGGCCTAAATAGTACACAGATCGCTCTGACTTGGCGAGTTTGTGTGGTTCCGCGACCAGCCTATTGTGGAGTCTATTACTGCGCAGGATATAGTTGGCGTTAGCTCCTCTGTGCTTGAACATATCGAGGTTCTCGTGTGTGAAAACTGAAACCTGGTATATGAGTAAGCAAGGCAGAGGCAGGATCTTTAAGTCGCGGAAGAGGTCAGGGGCATCCTCCGCTTTACCAGCCATCGCGCGGATGGCGCGCTTTTGCTGTGAGAACACACGCCTCCAGTCAGAGGCACGGCCCCACAGCTCGACGCCGTAAGTCAGGAGCGAATGCACTGTCGCGAAATAATACTGTCGCACTGCACCCCTTCCGGCGGTAATCGTCAACCGCCGCAGCGCGAAGCACGCACTTCCCACTCTCTTGCATAGTTCGTCGATGTGCGTTTCCCATGTTAGCGCGCTGTCCAGATGGAAGCCGAGCAGGCGTGCGCCGTTCACGTGCTGTATAGGGGCACTGCCGGCGCACACCTTCATGGTTGGGCTTGTATGGCCGTTTAGCTTGAATACCATGTAGCtggttttttctttgtttaGAGCTAAGCCGTTTTTCTGAAACCATTGGTGTAATTGCTCCATGACGAGGTTTAGAGCCACTTCCAACTCCCGCCCAGCGGTAGTGCTGACGACTGCCGTGACGTCATCTGCGTACATGAATATATCGGCGCCTTTTATCGCCTTGGGCAGATCGTTCAGCAAAACGCTAAACAGGGTGTTGGAGAGGCATGACCCTTGAGGGACCCCCATCAAATTTTGTAACTCGGCAGATACTACCTTTCCCCCGTCGCCTACCACCACTTGCGCTCTGTCAGACATAAAGGACAATATTAGCTTGGTGGCTGGGCCTCGGATGCCGTAGTGGGCCAGCTTATTGGCGACGAGTACGTGGTCTGCCGTGTCAAAGGCACGGGACAGGTCGCAGCAGATAACAGCTACGTGGCGCCCCGTCTCGCGAGCGCCCACTACGCAGCGCACTACCTCTCGCACTAGGTCTGTGGTGGACCTGCCCTGGCGGTAGGCATATTGGCTGTCCGACAGTGTATTCCCTTGTGTCCAAAAACTGAGTAGCCTCTTGTTTAAACCTACTTCGAAACATTTGCTGGGCACTGGGACCAGGGATATTGGGCGGTAAGATTTTATTACTGATTTTTTACCCTTACCTTTGTAAAGGGggcttatttttacttttttcagACTCTCTGGGTATACTCCTGCACGCATGCAGCCATTGAACAGTTCACAAAGAACGTAACTAATTGCGGGACTAGCTCGTTTTAAAAGATTAGCGGAAAGGCCGTAAACGTCGGTACTGTTTTTTGTTGCGATAGAAGTTTTAAATATGTTTGCGACTTCATCTGGTGTAAAAGGCCTgagtcttacgctacgtcttacgtaggcgaacaacgcgcgaacgcgccgcgccgcgccgcctgacattcgcgtgcaaatcgcgccgcaccgcgttcgcaacgagatcgcttacgtaggacacttctatgggcatcaaaggattgatttcgccgcgccgcgccgcgccgcgttcgcgcgttgttcgcctacgtaagacgtagcgttatagaACTATCACTGGCGACATACCCGTCAGATAAGGAAGAGATACAGCCGCTGTGATCGGCTGCGGGTGCGCCGCATGCGGTGGCAGCCGTTACGAACTCGTGGTTGAGCGCGctcagatccttatgagagacggcacaccacttgcgtgacgtgtgcgtgtcccactccaacattttagcgcacgcgcacgcagccggtgtgctctGTCATTTTATTGTtccaaaaaaactttttacaaaaaaaagaaaaccggcttcaaaaaggatgaaataaaatattatcctttttaagtctatgcgttaccaactgatatgtttgaagtcggtgcccaACTGAGAAGTCAGGCAAACTGTCTGAGAAAACAGTTTTAAACTCTGAATCTTGAAAAAAGCCTCGTCTTTATTTCAGAAATCACTGAAGTAGGTATTTGATTTTAAGTTCGCCGTAATACTGTGTTTTTCgaatattattatatacctatattagtaGGACTGATGTTCGTAAAGGTAGTAAGTTCCAGTTTTGTTTTCCTCTAATAAAGAAAAAAGTAAATTATTCACTTGCTTCATGTTTGTGGTAACTGCAATATTTATATTGACCAATCGCAACAGGGTCAAACGCAGCCGGCGTGCACGCGTGATCCCGGGGGTATTTACCCGCTGCACGGCAAATAGTTGCAGATTTAGAACGGAATTTAAAAAATCCACGCGGATTTAAATGTTGGATTCGTATCGAAATTTAGGCTCGAAAATATTGGTAAACGGCTGTGGTTTAATTTCAGGATACTGGTAGAGTTTGAATGTTCGTGTAGTTAAAGCAGGAAGGAACCTATAAttcttctaaaaatattttttaatacagttgctcaaaaagtgctactttacgtagctgtttagcgtgcggaaagttggttatctcgaactagtgctttttacttttccaatttttttaaatttatacttgttccaattcacgactacttattaatgagtgttaatattagtttcctttaaacgtcgtaatcagcataaaaacctgccgttaatgtaagaatacgaaaaatattacatatttcatatttaattacttacctcttcatcattataacacgtttattttttaatattcaatattgaaaattccgttcttaataagttgactgaatggaacggaatagctgccaaacgcccatagatataatatacttaaagacgacgtcgaaccgagctgtcactgttaccacttttgtttagtgtacgattaacaatgtttttcttattttttcgcaactgtattaaaaaacgtcgttcgatacacgtgcggaaatgtcattcttcactcgtcccgagtcttgccactcgcctgcggctcgtggcactagcatcgaaatgtactattacagtacatgtGGTCccattttcccgcactagtgcgtaaaatagcacttttcgtgcgtatgtcaaaagtttaaagggccatatgtactgtaaaacgttgtacgatacacgtgcgaaaaggtaattccaactcgtgtcgatttaaaacactcccttcggtcgtgttttaatttatcgccactcgtttcgaatttcctcttttccgcacttgtatcgtaaataactattaaaaggTGGagcataaaaatataaaatataaaaaatatttgtatataagtatgtacgtGGTTAATAATTGTTATCGACAATTTAACATCAGTGAAACATCACCCTAGTTGTCAAGCTATGTAATGTTAGTAAATGTAATGTACTGGTACCTATTAATTCATTTACCTATAAGTCTATCGCATGTTCAATATTGTTCACATATACAAGACACTTATATAAGTTGTGGTTACCTATAATTAGTTAAGCATCAGTCATGATTGTTACATAGATTTAAGAGCATGTAAGATGTATTATCTGTTGGTAAtcctaaataaagaaaataaataaataaaagcagcTTTTGTTAAACCAAGTGGGGATAATCTGTATATAATCTAATCAAGtgtttaattacctacataattatgttcACGATATAGCGTTACATTCACCTTCACAGGatgttacaaaatatttaattcatttAAACCGATTGCAAATAAAAAGTGCTAAACTTAGGTAATTAAATTTTGAAAACTGATGCAAAGGTAACAAACCATGGCTTTAATACTATACCCCATGTTAGGTCATACAtatcaggaaatgaatgctcaaaaaacgttgtagagggaaatgctaggaacacaatttttgactccgtaactttgtttggactagttaggaggtgaacatatcaaaagtccccggctgtagccccggtgctggggggtagaggggggtaagaaggtcgaagtTTTcgatttttcattgatatcttggaaactttgcgtcttagcgacatgactactaagacaaaccgaaagctgataaaattacaaattttatccagtcaagtttttcgatatcttgaatagttttggagatacccgctcttgaaaatttatttagggattttaattttattttgatatttacatcagtgaagctttctgtttggtatcattttcgtataaatcaggGGTGCtgaaaattcatttatggtatcacgttgacactattccgaagtaaaaccaaaatttaaaaaaatatattgttttaaatCTCTCTTCACGCtaaaactgctgaaccaatttcgttaaatttggtatagaa
Encoded proteins:
- the LOC134669277 gene encoding cytochrome P450 6k1-like yields the protein MLLTLLVAVLACLLVILYIQHRKNSRFWAELGVPHSPPHPLLGNFECFFRHNVGIWMRDLHAKFQVPFIGIWVFRQPVLMVADPEVTRRILLSDSDLFRNRNLASGKSDPVGGLNIFTIKDPTWSNIRRRITYIFTAAKLKAMHGLLSSKSKATITRIRQDKANNKTTEIRTLFADYTTDIIGTSLFGMQNDAVGTGDSALRAVTREFMKFNWFRGLSIYSIFFWPALVDIFRFTFFPKKSVDFFRKTVNTIIEHRITNNLENNDFLDALVKMKKEKLDDGQEFSDDLLAAQATIMLQGGFDTSAVALTFMVNELAHNSKIQEKLYEELSEAKNKKDGADFNFGDLEKLVYLNCVIKESLRRYPPMGWLDRICSIDYKINDTLTLPAHTPVYINAIGMHHDPNLFPDPYKFDPDRFLPENEQNIVPFSYLPFGDGPRMCIGKRFAQMSMRYLLSELILSMELQPLPCSTTPSKMIFESKAPFLMPEHPISVEFIPRN